The following coding sequences lie in one Komagataeibacter sucrofermentans DSM 15973 genomic window:
- a CDS encoding ParA family protein — MNDTGSRSASSPRIIALANQKGGVGKTTTAINVAAALATSGLKVLLVDLDPQGNASTGLGVGYDARSTGTYAMLEDGARAAGVVQASAVPGLSLIAADTELAGAELELVMAEGREYRLREALSQIGSDYDVVLIDCPPSLGLLTLNALVAAQSVLVPLQCEFFALEGISQLVRTVNSVSKGLNPALKLDGIVLTMYDRRNNLSELVADDARSFFGDKVMETLIPRNIRISEAQSHGQPVMNYDQRSSGSQAYQALATELAGRLGLSAGHKGKARA; from the coding sequence ATGAATGATACGGGAAGCCGGTCCGCGTCTTCCCCCCGCATTATCGCGCTGGCCAACCAGAAGGGCGGCGTGGGCAAGACAACCACCGCCATCAACGTGGCGGCAGCGCTGGCCACATCGGGGCTGAAAGTGCTGCTGGTCGATCTTGATCCGCAGGGCAATGCCTCGACAGGGCTGGGCGTGGGGTATGATGCCCGCAGCACCGGCACTTATGCCATGCTTGAAGATGGCGCGCGCGCCGCAGGCGTGGTGCAGGCCAGTGCCGTGCCTGGCCTGTCACTGATTGCGGCGGATACCGAACTGGCTGGTGCCGAACTTGAACTGGTCATGGCGGAAGGGCGTGAATACCGCCTGCGTGAGGCCCTGTCCCAGATCGGCAGTGATTATGACGTGGTGCTGATTGATTGCCCGCCCAGCCTTGGCCTGCTTACGCTCAATGCGCTGGTGGCGGCTCAATCGGTTCTCGTGCCGCTGCAATGCGAGTTCTTTGCGCTCGAAGGCATCAGCCAGCTGGTGCGTACCGTCAATAGCGTGAGCAAGGGGCTCAACCCCGCGCTCAAACTCGATGGCATCGTACTGACCATGTACGACCGGCGTAACAACCTGTCGGAACTCGTCGCCGATGATGCCCGCAGCTTCTTTGGCGACAAGGTGATGGAAACCCTCATTCCCCGCAATATCCGCATCTCCGAGGCGCAGAGCCACGGGCAGCCGGTCATGAATTACGACCAGCGCTCCTCGGGCAGCCAGGCCTATCAGGCGCTGGCGACCGAACTGGCCGGGCGCCTTGGCCTGTCGGCTGGCCATAAAGGGAAGGCACGCGCGTGA
- the rsmD gene encoding 16S rRNA (guanine(966)-N(2))-methyltransferase RsmD, whose amino-acid sequence MRIIAGECRGRTLVAPPGQVTRPTADRVRQALFDTLAHAPWAGADQLRGAHVLDGFAGTGALGLEALSRGAASALFVEQNRAALRCLRDNVRGCGLQERATIRACDMLRLPPRGAAAPADLVFLDPPYNHDLPTRALAVLERGGWLHAGTLIVVETAAAEAPPVAAQRLLLERRHGAACLYAWRHGVDDNG is encoded by the coding sequence ATGCGGATCATCGCGGGCGAGTGCAGGGGCCGCACCCTGGTAGCCCCGCCGGGGCAGGTGACGCGGCCCACGGCAGACCGGGTGCGCCAGGCCCTATTCGATACGCTGGCCCATGCGCCATGGGCCGGGGCGGACCAACTGCGTGGCGCGCATGTGCTCGACGGGTTTGCCGGAACGGGCGCCCTGGGGCTCGAGGCCCTTTCACGCGGGGCGGCATCGGCGCTGTTTGTCGAGCAGAACCGCGCCGCCCTGCGCTGCCTGCGCGACAATGTGCGTGGCTGCGGCCTGCAGGAACGCGCCACGATTCGCGCATGTGACATGCTGCGCCTGCCGCCGCGTGGCGCGGCGGCACCCGCCGATCTGGTTTTTCTTGATCCACCCTATAACCACGATCTGCCCACAAGGGCGCTGGCCGTGCTGGAGCGGGGCGGCTGGCTGCACGCAGGCACCCTCATCGTGGTCGAGACGGCAGCGGCGGAAGCGCCCCCCGTGGCGGCACAGCGCCTGCTGCTGGAGCGGCGGCATGGGGCGGCCTGCCTGTATGCGTGGCGGCATGGGGTGGATGATAACGGGTGA
- a CDS encoding Do family serine endopeptidase codes for MLRDAMSDVIRSNTLSSRRFRTRLLASLVASTVVGAGLACAPVARADETGVIRPDTQIQQLPNFVNLVKQVKPAVVSITARIKDADTGEDMGGGGGMPGGFPFPFPFQMMPQQAHHTVEARGSGFVISPDGYVVTNNHVVKGATKVTVTLDDGTALPAKIVGRDSKTDIALLKVSPSGKLRFIELGDSDKVEPGEWVVAVGNPYGLGGTVTAGIVSARGRDIGDGPYDSFIQVDAPINRGNSGGPLFTQDGKVVGVNTAILSPSGGSIGIGFAIPSDTVKNIVEQLEKTGHVTRGYLGVTAQEITPSMASALGLKPSATGAPATGALVASVSAGSPAEKAGLKAGDVVTQLNGQNIDTPHTLAVNVASITPGTKASLSYLRNNKPQTATVLISSLGKGGTADGTVGDNAHDADKGPKLGVTLAPLTPDLRQQLGLEESVRGVVVSDVQPGSPAEQAGIHAGDVIQAVGEVPVENPRATVSAIRQAFQANHSVLLRVVRNGQSVFVAVSPNADDNDAPTGDDDDQ; via the coding sequence ATGCTCAGGGATGCCATGTCAGACGTAATACGGTCGAACACCCTTTCCTCCCGCCGGTTTCGCACGCGGTTGCTGGCCTCTCTGGTGGCCAGCACGGTTGTCGGGGCCGGGCTGGCCTGCGCCCCTGTGGCGCGGGCCGATGAAACCGGGGTCATCCGCCCCGATACCCAGATCCAGCAGCTCCCCAACTTCGTCAACCTGGTCAAGCAGGTCAAACCGGCGGTGGTCTCGATCACGGCCCGCATCAAGGATGCTGACACGGGCGAGGACATGGGCGGCGGTGGCGGCATGCCCGGCGGCTTTCCGTTCCCGTTCCCTTTCCAGATGATGCCGCAGCAGGCGCACCACACGGTTGAGGCGCGTGGCTCGGGCTTTGTCATTTCGCCCGATGGCTACGTCGTGACCAACAACCATGTGGTCAAGGGCGCAACCAAGGTTACGGTCACGCTTGATGATGGCACGGCGCTGCCCGCCAAGATCGTGGGCCGCGATTCAAAGACCGATATCGCCCTGCTCAAGGTCTCGCCCTCGGGCAAGCTGCGCTTTATCGAACTTGGCGACTCCGACAAGGTCGAGCCGGGCGAATGGGTGGTGGCCGTTGGCAATCCGTACGGGCTTGGCGGCACGGTCACGGCGGGCATCGTTTCCGCGCGCGGGCGTGATATTGGCGATGGGCCGTATGATTCCTTCATTCAGGTGGATGCGCCCATCAATCGCGGCAATTCCGGCGGCCCGCTGTTCACGCAGGATGGCAAGGTGGTGGGTGTGAACACCGCCATCCTCTCGCCTTCGGGCGGGTCGATCGGCATTGGTTTCGCCATTCCGTCCGATACCGTGAAGAACATTGTCGAGCAGCTTGAAAAGACCGGCCATGTCACGCGTGGCTATCTGGGTGTTACGGCGCAGGAAATCACGCCGTCGATGGCCAGCGCGCTGGGGCTGAAGCCCTCGGCCACGGGTGCGCCTGCCACCGGGGCGCTGGTGGCCAGTGTCAGTGCCGGCAGCCCGGCCGAGAAGGCAGGGCTCAAGGCTGGTGACGTGGTGACCCAGTTGAACGGGCAGAATATCGATACGCCCCATACGCTGGCAGTCAATGTGGCCTCCATTACGCCCGGCACCAAGGCATCGCTGTCCTACCTGCGCAACAACAAACCGCAGACGGCAACGGTGCTGATTTCAAGCCTGGGCAAGGGCGGCACGGCAGATGGCACGGTGGGCGACAACGCGCATGATGCCGACAAGGGCCCGAAGCTGGGCGTAACCCTTGCCCCCCTTACGCCTGACCTGCGCCAGCAGCTCGGGCTGGAGGAAAGCGTGCGCGGCGTGGTGGTGAGCGACGTGCAGCCCGGCTCACCCGCCGAGCAGGCCGGTATCCATGCTGGTGATGTCATCCAGGCAGTGGGCGAAGTGCCGGTTGAAAACCCGCGCGCTACCGTCTCGGCCATAAGGCAGGCTTTCCAGGCCAATCACTCGGTGCTGCTGCGCGTGGTGCGTAACGGGCAGAGCGTGTTTGTGGCGGTCAGCCCTAATGCCGATGATAACGATGCGCCGACTGGTGATGATGACGATCAGTAA
- a CDS encoding pseudouridine synthase → MTQDHSTEAPSARGDRIAKWLARSGVCSRRDAERLIAEGKVQLNGAPVTHPATFVDEGDIVQVEQKVVGAPDRTRLWRYHKPDGLVTTHRDPEDRPTVFDSLPPGMPRVISVGRLDLNSEGLLLLTNDGALARRLELPSNGWIRRYRVRVFGVVDERALASLIKGSEFEGVRYGPIEAQLDSVKGDNAWLTVSLREGKNREIRKVMQGLNLHVSRLIRTSYGPFQLGTLKRGELEEVTGKVIREQVAGLAGGKTPRGA, encoded by the coding sequence ATGACACAGGACCACTCCACCGAAGCCCCCTCCGCGCGTGGCGACCGTATTGCCAAATGGCTGGCCCGTTCAGGCGTGTGCAGCAGGCGTGATGCCGAACGCCTGATTGCCGAGGGCAAGGTGCAGCTCAACGGCGCGCCGGTCACCCATCCGGCCACGTTTGTCGATGAAGGCGATATCGTCCAGGTCGAGCAGAAGGTTGTTGGCGCGCCGGACCGCACGCGGCTGTGGCGCTATCACAAGCCCGACGGGCTGGTCACGACCCACCGCGACCCCGAGGATCGCCCCACCGTGTTCGATTCCCTGCCGCCGGGCATGCCGCGCGTCATCAGCGTGGGCCGCCTTGACCTGAACAGCGAGGGGCTGCTGCTGCTCACCAATGATGGCGCGCTCGCACGCAGGCTGGAACTGCCCAGCAATGGCTGGATCCGGCGTTACCGCGTGCGCGTGTTTGGCGTGGTTGACGAGCGGGCGCTGGCATCGCTGATCAAGGGCAGCGAGTTCGAGGGCGTGCGCTATGGACCGATCGAGGCGCAGCTTGATTCCGTCAAAGGTGACAATGCCTGGCTGACCGTATCGCTGCGCGAGGGCAAGAACCGCGAGATCCGCAAGGTGATGCAGGGGCTGAACCTGCATGTCAGCCGCCTGATCCGCACCTCCTACGGGCCGTTCCAGCTTGGCACGCTCAAGCGGGGCGAACTTGAGGAAGTGACGGGCAAGGTCATCCGTGAGCAGGTCGCGGGCCTTGCGGGCGGCAAGACCCCGCGCGGGGCCTGA
- a CDS encoding nucleoside deaminase — MGMTRPLPAYFMDIAMAEARAAALRGEVPVGAALAGPQGQVLARAGNRVEEWHDPSAHAEMQVMRAATRLRGGQRLADCTLYVTLEPCPMCAAAAVHFRIGRIVFGAYDPKGGGVEHGPRVFAQPRCLHRPETVGGVREREAGALLRDFFAHKRA; from the coding sequence ATGGGCATGACACGTCCGCTCCCGGCTTATTTCATGGATATTGCGATGGCTGAGGCGCGGGCCGCTGCGCTGCGTGGTGAGGTGCCGGTGGGGGCCGCCCTTGCCGGGCCACAGGGGCAGGTGCTCGCGCGCGCGGGCAACCGGGTGGAGGAGTGGCATGACCCTTCCGCCCATGCCGAAATGCAGGTCATGCGCGCTGCAACCCGCCTGCGTGGCGGCCAGCGCCTGGCGGACTGCACGCTTTATGTCACGCTTGAGCCATGCCCCATGTGTGCGGCGGCGGCGGTGCATTTCCGTATCGGCCGGATCGTGTTTGGCGCCTATGACCCCAAGGGCGGCGGTGTGGAGCATGGCCCGCGGGTGTTCGCGCAGCCACGCTGCCTGCACCGGCCCGAAACGGTGGGCGGCGTGCGCGAGCGCGAGGCCGGGGCGCTGCTACGGGATTTTTTTGCCCATAAGCGCGCCTAA
- a CDS encoding gamma-glutamyl-gamma-aminobutyrate hydrolase family protein, with protein sequence MTAARAPLIGITLDSEPPSTTGGYSRFAWYALRQNYMDMISACGGLPVALGHDAAQAGQMVARLDGLVVTGGAFDVPPDLYGDEPPHATVQTKPRRTAAEMALLGAAMAQGRPVLGICGGMQLLAVLLGGRLVQHIPDTYPAALAHEQPNPRDEAGHMVHVTPGTQLARLVGLDPLAVNSSHHQAVADAGRAVVCATAPDGVVEAIELPGHPFCIGVQWHPEFGISAGDRLLFEGLIDAARHTGT encoded by the coding sequence ATGACCGCCGCCCGCGCCCCCCTGATCGGTATCACGCTTGATAGCGAACCACCCTCCACCACGGGCGGTTATTCGCGCTTTGCGTGGTATGCGCTGCGCCAGAACTACATGGATATGATTTCCGCCTGCGGCGGCCTGCCGGTGGCGCTGGGGCATGATGCGGCGCAGGCAGGGCAGATGGTGGCGCGGCTCGATGGGCTGGTGGTCACGGGTGGTGCCTTTGACGTGCCGCCTGATCTGTATGGCGATGAGCCGCCTCATGCCACCGTGCAGACCAAGCCGCGCCGCACGGCAGCGGAAATGGCGCTGCTCGGGGCAGCCATGGCGCAGGGACGGCCGGTGCTGGGCATCTGCGGCGGCATGCAGTTGCTTGCGGTGCTGCTCGGTGGGCGGCTGGTACAGCATATCCCCGATACCTATCCCGCTGCCCTGGCGCATGAACAGCCCAACCCGCGTGATGAGGCGGGGCATATGGTGCATGTAACCCCCGGCACGCAGCTTGCGCGGCTGGTGGGGCTTGATCCGCTGGCCGTCAATTCATCGCATCATCAGGCGGTAGCGGATGCCGGGCGCGCGGTAGTTTGTGCCACGGCGCCCGATGGCGTGGTCGAGGCGATTGAACTGCCGGGCCATCCGTTCTGTATAGGGGTGCAGTGGCACCCCGAATTTGGCATATCGGCAGGAGACCGTCTTCTGTTCGAAGGGTTGATCGACGCTGCGAGGCACACAGGAACATGA
- a CDS encoding DNA translocase FtsK: MAIFSRFFPDSLSSGPARSRLRERLAEAGGVGLWILALCLAIALWSYDPRDPSANTSSAQPPGNLLGRPGAYMADFMLQDFGIVGTLAIFCLMAWGWRLIRHHGLVSALLRFIALLCGLPVIAADVAALPLLMGLHAPQWPTQAGLGGAVGLSVAHMSIQAATVFMGRGGPLLVWVLGLVLGALLVLLALALSLSEWQGMGRGLVFGVRQPMALVAWLRRMTARPEAGQGRAQAPAKAPASQAAPAAAPPSSMAALIEEEDEPLFNTGLTAPAPNAEAARPAQAVAASGTGLMPVNDKAPSGSLRAPDATNMPATTAKPKDTAPPALAGGRKVEGGRPAQVSLQSNWMLPPGMDEDMPQPLLVGGDDTAADRAPWHDEPAPPENRPVTDHPATPPAVEEPARPNIFSRLFSSGARADDTPARMDAYDAPAPAASATPAYTPPPQPEWQFPSMSLLTPPPPASTNKPTEELLKANAAQLVTVLSEYGVQGTIVAYHAGPVVTLYELQPAAGIRAARVIGLADDVARSLSVLSVRIATVPGRNVIGIEVPNSRRETVYFSELLMDPKWAHSSARLNLALGKDIAGESVYSDLAAMPHLLIAGTTGSGKSVGVNSMILSLLYRLSPEQCRLILIDPKILELSIYEGIPHLMTPVVTEPAKAVAAMKWAVREMDRRYRAMAHLQVRNIASYNERVTEARERGEIVTRRVQTGYDPETGKPTFEEQQLALDSLPYLVIVVDEMADLMIVAGKEIEALLQRLAQKARAAGIHLILATQRPSVDVITGTIKANFPTRISFQVISKFDSRTILGEQGAEQLLGRGDMLFMQAGGRITRVHGPFVADGEVEAVVAFLRTQGEPIYDDDVISPQEEDSADKPFAAPSGGGEEDGLFAQAVEVVAREGKASTSFIQRHLSIGYNRAAKIIEQMEKEGLVSEANHVGRREVLMRRPTEDE; encoded by the coding sequence TTGGCGATCTTCAGCCGTTTTTTTCCTGACTCACTTTCCTCTGGCCCGGCCCGTTCGCGCCTGCGCGAACGGTTGGCCGAAGCCGGTGGCGTGGGTTTGTGGATTCTGGCGCTGTGTCTCGCCATCGCGTTATGGAGCTACGATCCCCGCGATCCCTCCGCCAATACGTCGAGCGCGCAGCCGCCGGGCAACCTGCTCGGGCGGCCCGGCGCCTACATGGCGGACTTCATGCTCCAGGATTTCGGGATCGTGGGCACGCTGGCCATTTTCTGCCTCATGGCCTGGGGCTGGCGGCTGATCCGCCACCATGGGCTGGTATCGGCGCTGCTGCGTTTCATCGCCCTGCTGTGCGGCCTGCCGGTTATTGCGGCGGATGTCGCGGCCCTGCCGCTGCTCATGGGGCTGCACGCGCCGCAATGGCCCACACAGGCCGGGCTGGGCGGGGCGGTTGGCCTGTCGGTAGCACACATGTCCATTCAGGCGGCTACCGTGTTCATGGGGCGTGGCGGGCCGCTTCTCGTCTGGGTGCTGGGGCTGGTGCTCGGTGCCCTGCTGGTGCTGCTGGCGCTCGCCCTGTCCCTGTCGGAATGGCAGGGCATGGGGCGTGGTCTCGTGTTCGGGGTGCGCCAGCCCATGGCGCTGGTGGCCTGGCTGCGCCGCATGACGGCCCGGCCCGAGGCAGGGCAGGGCAGGGCGCAGGCACCAGCCAAGGCGCCCGCTTCCCAGGCGGCACCCGCCGCAGCGCCGCCTTCATCAATGGCGGCGCTGATCGAGGAAGAGGACGAACCGCTTTTCAATACTGGCCTGACCGCCCCCGCGCCCAATGCTGAAGCCGCGCGCCCCGCGCAGGCGGTGGCGGCCTCCGGCACGGGCCTGATGCCGGTGAATGATAAGGCTCCTTCAGGCAGCCTGCGCGCGCCAGATGCCACGAACATGCCTGCCACCACGGCCAAGCCGAAGGATACAGCCCCCCCGGCGCTGGCTGGCGGCCGCAAGGTGGAAGGGGGGCGACCCGCACAGGTATCATTGCAGAGTAACTGGATGCTCCCGCCCGGCATGGATGAGGACATGCCGCAGCCGCTGCTGGTCGGCGGCGATGATACGGCAGCAGACCGCGCGCCCTGGCATGATGAACCGGCTCCACCCGAAAACAGGCCCGTCACCGATCATCCGGCCACGCCGCCCGCTGTTGAGGAACCCGCGCGCCCGAACATCTTTTCGCGTCTTTTCTCCAGTGGCGCACGTGCTGACGACACGCCCGCCCGCATGGATGCGTATGATGCGCCCGCTCCCGCGGCATCAGCCACGCCTGCCTATACGCCGCCGCCACAGCCGGAGTGGCAGTTTCCCTCAATGTCACTGCTGACGCCGCCGCCGCCTGCTTCCACGAACAAGCCGACCGAGGAACTGCTCAAGGCCAATGCCGCCCAGCTTGTGACCGTGCTGTCCGAATACGGGGTGCAGGGCACGATCGTAGCCTATCATGCAGGCCCGGTGGTGACGTTGTATGAACTCCAGCCCGCCGCCGGCATTCGCGCCGCCCGCGTGATTGGCCTGGCCGATGACGTGGCGCGTTCCCTATCGGTGCTCAGCGTGCGCATCGCCACCGTGCCGGGGCGCAACGTGATTGGCATCGAGGTGCCGAATTCACGGCGCGAGACAGTTTATTTTTCTGAACTGCTCATGGACCCCAAATGGGCGCATTCCTCAGCACGGCTCAACCTTGCGCTTGGCAAGGATATTGCGGGTGAATCGGTTTATAGCGACCTTGCCGCCATGCCCCACCTGCTCATCGCGGGCACCACGGGGTCGGGTAAGTCGGTGGGGGTGAACTCCATGATCCTGTCGCTGCTCTACCGCCTCTCGCCCGAGCAGTGCCGCCTGATCCTGATCGACCCCAAGATTCTCGAACTGTCCATCTACGAGGGCATTCCCCACCTCATGACCCCGGTGGTGACGGAACCGGCCAAGGCGGTCGCGGCCATGAAATGGGCGGTGCGCGAGATGGATCGCCGCTACCGCGCCATGGCGCATCTGCAGGTGCGCAACATCGCCAGCTACAACGAGCGCGTGACCGAAGCCCGCGAGCGTGGCGAGATCGTGACCCGGCGGGTGCAGACCGGTTACGACCCCGAAACCGGCAAGCCGACCTTCGAGGAGCAGCAGCTTGCCCTTGATTCGCTGCCCTATCTCGTCATCGTGGTGGACGAGATGGCCGATCTCATGATCGTGGCGGGCAAGGAGATCGAGGCCCTGCTGCAACGCCTTGCACAGAAGGCGCGCGCGGCGGGCATCCATCTCATCCTTGCCACCCAGCGCCCCTCGGTCGATGTGATTACCGGCACCATCAAGGCCAACTTCCCCACGCGTATTTCCTTTCAGGTCATCAGCAAGTTTGACAGCCGCACCATTCTGGGCGAGCAGGGGGCCGAGCAGCTTCTGGGCCGTGGCGACATGCTGTTCATGCAGGCTGGTGGCCGGATCACGCGCGTGCATGGCCCGTTCGTGGCGGATGGGGAGGTGGAGGCCGTGGTGGCCTTCCTGCGCACGCAGGGCGAGCCGATCTATGATGATGATGTCATCTCGCCGCAGGAAGAAGACAGCGCGGACAAACCCTTCGCGGCACCGTCTGGCGGCGGGGAGGAAGATGGCCTGTTCGCACAGGCGGTTGAAGTGGTGGCGCGCGAGGGCAAGGCATCCACCTCCTTCATCCAGCGCCATCTGTCGATCGGCTATAACCGCGCGGCCAAGATCATCGAGCAGATGGAAAAGGAAGGACTGGTCAGCGAGGCCAACCATGTGGGCCGCCGTGAAGTGCTGATGCGCCGCCCGACAGAGGACGAATGA
- a CDS encoding histidine phosphatase family protein, whose protein sequence is MTIQINHGNFLDTPQLETGVTRFWLIRHALVEQNARMRLYGAMDVPLCPDSLVAQRGMYETLAHRLPKPALWFTSPLSRTQHTARAIQKAGYGPHEWCVEPDLTEQSMGEWHGITHDTLPDKLSLPAHPFWSVGATELPPQGESMVQVCSRVGACLDRLAAEHEGWDMVVVSHGGAIRAALAHALRVHPETALHFSIQNLALSVIERLPEGWRIVTVNDLPLP, encoded by the coding sequence GTGACGATACAGATCAACCACGGCAATTTTCTTGATACCCCGCAACTGGAGACGGGGGTGACCCGCTTCTGGCTGATCCGCCATGCCCTGGTGGAGCAGAATGCCCGCATGCGGCTGTATGGGGCGATGGATGTGCCGCTCTGCCCCGACAGCCTCGTGGCGCAGCGCGGGATGTACGAAACGCTGGCCCACCGCCTGCCCAAACCGGCCTTGTGGTTTACCTCGCCGCTGTCACGCACCCAGCATACCGCGCGCGCCATCCAGAAGGCTGGTTATGGCCCGCATGAATGGTGTGTGGAGCCTGACCTGACCGAACAGTCGATGGGCGAGTGGCACGGCATTACGCATGATACGCTGCCTGACAAGCTGAGCCTGCCCGCTCATCCGTTCTGGTCGGTGGGGGCAACCGAACTGCCGCCGCAGGGGGAAAGCATGGTACAGGTGTGCTCGCGCGTGGGGGCCTGTCTTGACCGGCTCGCCGCCGAGCATGAGGGGTGGGACATGGTGGTGGTCAGCCATGGGGGCGCCATTCGTGCGGCCCTGGCCCATGCCCTGCGCGTTCACCCCGAAACGGCGCTGCATTTCTCCATCCAGAACCTGGCGCTGAGCGTGATCGAGCGCCTGCCGGAGGGGTGGCGCATCGTGACCGTGAACGACCTGCCGCTGCCCTGA
- a CDS encoding ParB/RepB/Spo0J family partition protein, producing the protein MKTKKEAGRPRLGRGLAALLGEQVNALPAAPAVEGRKTPEVISSLPVDVLEPSPFQPRQQMEPGALDELASSIRVRGILQPILVRPHPQRPGIYQIIAGERRWRASQIAGLHDVPVHIRPLDDGDAMAAALVENLQRADLNAIEEAEGLQRLLDDYELTQDELASAIGKSRPHVANMVRLLQLPPPVRDAVRHQSLSAGHARALLAHADPVAALKVVLAQGLNVRQTEALAKQHERKAATAREKGEKAARNPEIAALERDLATRLGLKVQISFDGKGGSLKIDYRSLEQFDGLLRLLQR; encoded by the coding sequence GTGAAAACCAAAAAGGAAGCGGGTCGCCCCCGCCTGGGTCGTGGGCTCGCAGCACTGCTGGGCGAGCAGGTCAATGCGCTGCCCGCAGCCCCTGCGGTGGAGGGGCGCAAGACGCCTGAAGTCATTTCCAGCCTGCCGGTCGATGTGCTGGAGCCAAGCCCCTTCCAGCCGCGCCAGCAGATGGAGCCGGGCGCGCTTGATGAACTGGCCAGTTCCATCCGCGTGCGCGGCATTCTGCAGCCCATTCTGGTCCGGCCCCATCCGCAGCGTCCGGGTATCTACCAGATCATCGCGGGTGAGCGCCGGTGGCGCGCTTCGCAGATTGCGGGGCTGCATGACGTGCCCGTGCATATCCGCCCGCTTGATGATGGCGATGCCATGGCTGCTGCTTTGGTGGAAAACCTTCAGCGCGCCGATCTCAACGCCATCGAGGAGGCCGAGGGCCTGCAGCGCCTGCTTGATGATTACGAACTGACGCAGGATGAACTGGCCAGCGCCATCGGCAAGTCACGTCCGCATGTGGCCAACATGGTCCGCCTGCTGCAACTGCCGCCGCCCGTGCGCGATGCGGTGCGTCATCAAAGCCTTTCCGCAGGCCATGCCCGCGCCCTGCTGGCGCATGCCGACCCGGTGGCAGCGCTTAAGGTGGTGCTGGCGCAGGGGCTGAACGTGCGCCAGACCGAAGCCCTGGCCAAGCAGCACGAGCGCAAGGCCGCTACTGCGCGCGAGAAGGGGGAAAAAGCCGCCCGCAACCCCGAGATCGCCGCCCTTGAGCGCGATCTGGCTACAAGGCTGGGCCTGAAAGTGCAGATCAGTTTTGATGGCAAGGGCGGAAGCCTGAAGATCGATTACCGCTCGCTCGAGCAGTTCGATGGGCTGCTGCGCCTGCTCCAGCGCTAG
- a CDS encoding RluA family pseudouridine synthase has product MQPPGPLPFTVLYRDNRFVVLDKPPGLPVHPGRKGGASIEDWFPLLSRHRNGPWLAHRLDQDTAGCLVVALRKQALVAAQACFAAGRARKTYWAIVHGTPAGLSGVVAAPLGRVEEAGQWRMQANVKGAQPARTRWRVLGQGRDAAGAPISWLELVLETGRTHQARAHCALIGCPIRGDERYGAPTAGALHLMSRGIVLPLDPPVRALAPPPDHMRRIMAEAGWVMPPDNVEKETARCSPIL; this is encoded by the coding sequence ATGCAGCCTCCTGGCCCCCTGCCGTTCACGGTCCTGTACCGTGACAACCGCTTCGTGGTGCTCGACAAGCCACCGGGGCTGCCGGTCCATCCCGGCCGAAAGGGCGGGGCGAGCATCGAGGACTGGTTTCCCCTCCTGTCACGCCATCGCAACGGGCCGTGGCTGGCGCACAGGCTGGATCAGGATACGGCGGGTTGCCTGGTCGTGGCGCTGCGCAAGCAGGCGCTGGTGGCGGCCCAGGCCTGTTTTGCCGCAGGCAGGGCCCGCAAGACCTACTGGGCCATCGTGCACGGCACGCCTGCGGGCCTGTCTGGCGTGGTGGCGGCCCCCCTTGGCCGCGTGGAAGAGGCCGGACAGTGGCGCATGCAGGCCAATGTAAAGGGCGCGCAGCCCGCGCGCACGCGGTGGCGGGTGCTGGGGCAGGGCCGGGATGCGGCGGGTGCGCCCATAAGCTGGCTGGAACTGGTGCTGGAAACCGGCCGCACCCATCAGGCCCGCGCGCATTGCGCCCTGATCGGCTGCCCCATACGGGGGGATGAGCGCTATGGCGCGCCCACGGCCGGGGCGCTACACCTCATGAGCCGCGGCATTGTCCTGCCGCTTGACCCGCCCGTGCGGGCTCTGGCCCCCCCGCCGGACCATATGCGCCGCATCATGGCCGAGGCGGGCTGGGTCATGCCGCCTGACAACGTGGAAAAGGAAACAGCACGGTGTTCGCCCATACTCTGA